In the genome of Patagioenas fasciata isolate bPatFas1 chromosome 12, bPatFas1.hap1, whole genome shotgun sequence, one region contains:
- the CCDC33 gene encoding coiled-coil domain-containing protein 33: MAREPRIPPTLQRSRLKAEEKTLDFEFELVSAQFNQRGQYALRLTVENPLLQGSGAGIQLRIDSGEVVQSSTGTTDTIEQSDLDQMYSFQRKRFTFTLPRGFCKNDKNHDVRLHIEALRFPGRAERMRRKSRRVGEAFFAIYPRPNQPRLKLSAGKDEDWYRYSTVLALLRVGSQQPAMHCGRLAVTVSLREHRPPAAQPSPLPVSPGTQDRDQQAAASPPRDVPVPSRLRCTPESAYHSLPTKSRARSTERLHTDPVLSSSPELLGDLAAEHERPSSSSSSSSSLPIPAAPSRSSFHLSSPSRTPDLLPSPAQVSESPTGMEEPRHALGVGRGHVACAGKEAITVTLHSATNLPATREGRVPWPYVVVKTSGGDEKAEVTRVSSVPTHAPSWEEEVTVEIDAEDAGWAALNLTVADKATKEVLGTFQLPVRHLQPFQPHRCRLVLPRKQDPVGTILHVTVTRKGSCIPRYHGLSYMALEVLLRGLSAPLATHHGALVAVARVVTNVQEYKYRMEKHPMACPDITPTTVTFPDPPASAFSISRSVNHGCPQMSRPAGPSEQLTWDTSFLFQGRDGATVFSEDTALAIEYYPYKAIWDAPATLVPVGYSVLPLTSRIFRELMVQSSGMCLDGLTVQGTDLKTTSGSIPTVRLCLRLLRSERPGMFLTPSDSDALPKLDPATVTLERDEEPRAAPMCPFYHQLHQDAVSLPAADAVASILPGKQPFPRGTGMSPEKLRSQEVTGDKQETVSAGDAGGERDVRNSEGDQSQAEINSTLPGVGRYQLALRRMAGDLLSLRQHVTSLEVENGQLRHSLAWQEELGQALLSDVDLDVMTREELLNRLATLKRELVASTAEMRRLKDRVQQLQNELIQKNDREQELVLLQRAHRQQQTRLRSCQKKVAKTKGLEETVRQQEKVIEVMERVLQEKLSRSTEKSGGAVLSREVYAVLLAENRRLREELARPPQPSPPVAPRPPALPGVFGGAEKLALLARLEEAQARGRVLERQPAWFGSVPAGRGGEELGPGEAGAGHTTAGAGAWLPPHPHHDCHGPSEKTPDPAPLALTPTQQERRRNLPLPKGPGAFFHEMKLQSKSEAKQKH; the protein is encoded by the exons atggccagggAGCCTCGCATCCCCCCGACCCTGCAGCGTTCCCGGCTGAAGGCTGAGGAGAAGACCCTGGATTTTGAGTTTGAGCTGGTCAGTGCCCAGTTTAACCAGCGCGGCCAGTACGCCCTGCGGCTCACTGTGGAGAACCCGCTGCTGCAGGGCTCCGGTGCTGGCATCCAGCTCCGCATCGACAGCGGGGAGGTTGTCCAGAGCAGCACCGGCACCACCGACACCATCGAGCAGAGTGACCTCGACCAGATGTACTCCTTCCAAAGGAAGAGATTCACCTTCACCCTGCCTAGAG GTTTCTGCAAGAACGACAAGAACCACGACGTTCGGCTGCACATCGAGGCCCTGCGCTTCCCCGGGAGGGcagagaggatgaggaggaagagcaggcgGGTGGGCGAAGCCTTCTTCGCCATCTACCCTCGGCCCAACCAGCCCCGGCTGAAGCTCTCAGCCGGGAAGGACGAGGACTGGTACCGCTACAGCACGGTGCTGGCCTTGCTGCGGGTGGGCAGCCAGCAGCCAGCCATGCACTGCGGCCGCCTGGCTGTCACCGTGTCCCTGCGGGAGCACCGGCCACCTGCCGCACAACCGTCACCCCTACCGGTGTCCCCCGGCACCCAGGACCGGGACCAGCAAGCAGCAGCCTCCCCACCCCGGgacgtccctgtccccagccgctTGCGCTGTACGCCCGAGTCTGCTTATCACTCGCTGCCCACCAAGAGCCGTGCCCGCTCCACTGAG AGGCTGCACACTGACCCTGTGCTCAGCTCCTCCCCGGAGCTGCTGGGTGACTTGGCAGCTGAGCACGAgcgtccttcctcctcctcttcctcctcctcctcgctgcccATCCCTGCTGCCCCCAGCCGCAGTAGTTTCCACCTCTCCTCACCAAGCCGAACCCCAGATCTGTTGCCCTCACCAGCACAG GTCTCTGAGTCCCCCACTGGGATGGAGGAGCCCAGGCACGCACTGGGGGTTGGCAGGGGACACGTGGCCTGTGCGGGGAAGGAAGCCATTACTGTCACCCTCCACAGTGCCACCAATCTGCCAGCCACACGGGAGGGCCGGGTGCCATGGCCGTACGTCGTTGT TAAGACCAGCGGAGGGGACGAGAAGGCGGAGGTGACTCGTGTGTCCTCAGTGCCCACCCACGCACCCTCCTGGGAGGAGGAGGTGACAGTGGAAATAGATGCTGAAGATGCGGGCTGGGCAG ccctgaaCCTCACAGTGGCAGACAAAGCCACCAAGGAGGTGTTGGGGACCTTCCAGCTCCCGGTGCGACACCTCCAGCCCTTCCAACCCCACCGCTGCAGGCTGGTGCTG CCAAGGAAGCAGGACCCCGTGGGGACCATCCTGCATGTCACTGTCACCCGCAAAGGGAGCTGCATCCCTCGTTACCATGGACTGAGCTACATGGCCTTGGAG GTGCTGCTGCGGGGGCTGTCAGCCCCCCTGGCCACCCACCATGGGGCCCTCGTCGCAGTGGCCAGAGTTGTGACCAATGTTCAGGAGTACAA GTACCGCATGGAGAAACATCCCATGGCCTGTCCCGACATCACCCCCACCACCGTCACCTTCCCAGACCCTCCAGCATCAGCCTTCAGCATCTCCCGCTCTGTCAACCATGGCTGCCCACAG ATGTCCCGACCAGCCGGACCCTCAGAGCAGTTGACCTGGGACACATCCTTCCTCTTCCAAGGCCGCGATGGAGCCACCGTCTTCTCTGAAGACACCGCCTTGGCCATCGAATATTATCCATACAAAGCCA TATGGGATGCTCCGGCCACCCTGGTTCCCGTGGGATACTCGGTGCTGCCCCTCACCAGCCGCATTTTCCGAGAGCTGATGGTGCAGAGCAGTGGGATGTGCCTGGATGGCCTCACCGTGCAG GGCACGGACCTCAAAACCACGAGTGGGTCCATCCCAACCGTGAGGCTCTGCCTGCGGCTCCTTCGCTCAGAG AGACCAGGGATGTTCCTGACCCCATCGGACAGCGATGCTCTCCCCAAATTGGACCCCGCCACTGTCACACTCGAAAGGGATGAAGAGCCACGGGCAGCCCCCATGTGCCCATTTTATCACCAG CTCCACCAAGACGCCGTGTCCCTCCCAGCGGCTGATGCCGTGGCCAGCATCTTGCCTGGAAAACAACCATTCCCGCGTGGGACGGGAATGTCACCAGAGAAGCTGAG GTCCCAGGAGGTCACCGGGGACAAGCAGGAGACGGTGAGCGCTGGCGATGCTGGAGGAGAGCGGGATGTTAGGAACAGTGAGGGGGACCAAAGCCAGGCTGAAATCAACTCTACGCTGCCA GGGGTGGGCAGGTACCAGCTGGCACTGAGGCGGATGGCAGGGGACCTCCTGTCCCTGCGCCAACACGTCACCAGCCTGGAGGTGGAGAACGGGCAGCTGCGGCACAGcctggcctggcaggaggagctgggccaggctctactCAGCGACGTGGACCTGGACGTCATGACCCGGGAGGAGCTGCTGAACAGGCTTG CCACCCTCAAGCGTGAGCTGGTGGCCAGCACAGCAGAGATGAGGAGGCTGAAGGACCGTGTCCAGCAGCTGCAGAATGAGCTGATTCAG AAAAATGACCGggagcaggagctggtgctgctgcagcgaGCCCACCGGCAGCAGCAAACCCGACTGAGGAGCTGCCAGAAGAAGGTGGCCAAGACCAAGGGCCTGGAGGAGACGGTGCGGCAGCAGGAGAAG GTGATCGAGGTGATGGAGCGGGTGCTGCAGGAGAAGCTCAGCAGGAGCACTGAGAAGTCAGGGG GTGCCGTCCTCTCCAGGGAGGTGTACGCCGTGCTGCTGGCTGAGAACCGCCGGCTGCGGGAGGAGCTGGCCAGGCCCCCCCAGCCCTCGCCCCCTGTCGCCCCACGGCCCCCAGCCTTGCCG GGTGTTTTTGGGGGTGCGGAGAAGCTGGCGCTGCTGGCCAGGCTGGAGGAGGCACAAGCCCGCGGGCGGGTGCTGGAGAGGCAG CCAGCCTGGTTTGGGTCTGTCCCAGCTGGCAGAGGCGGCGAGGAGCTGGGGCCGGGAGAAGCAGGAGCTGGGCACACGACTGCTGGAGCGGGAGCATGGcttcccccacacccccaccaCG ACTGCCACGGCCCCTCAGAGAAGACCCCAGACCCTGCCCCCCTTGCCCTGACCCCCACCCAGCAAGAGAGACGCAGAAACCTGCCGCTGCCAAAAGGACCTGGTGCTTTTTTTCACGAGATGAAATTACAGAGTAAATCAGAGGCGAAGCAAAAACATTAG
- the CYP11A1 gene encoding cholesterol side-chain cleavage enzyme, mitochondrial isoform X2, protein MLARAAPKLGALRGCPQALGRGCCRTQGTATPVPPTPRPFNQLPGDWRAGWLNLYRFWQEGGLHNVHHIMARKFQQFGPIYREKLGVNETVNIISPRDAATLFQAEGTLPERFRVPPWVAYRDYRNKPYGVLLKKGEAWRSDRLLLNKEVLSPQAVEGFVPLLSAVGEDFVRRARAQVGQSGRERWTADFTHELFRFALESVCHVLYGERLGLLQDFVDPDAQRFIDAVTLMFHTTSPMLYLPPALLRHLNTKTWRDHVWAWDAIFSQADKCIQNVYRDLRLQRKSTTEYMGILCSLIMQDKLPLDDIRASVTEMMAGGVDTTSMTLQWAMFELARSPGVQEQLRAEVLAAKREAAGDRVKMLKTIRLLKAAIKETLRLHPVAVTLQRYTTQEVVLHNYRIPPKILENFKIETMRAVEVGTKFDLILIPDKPIYLTLRPLKSQV, encoded by the exons ATGCTCGCCCGTGCTGCGCCCAAGCTGGGTGCCTTGCGGGgatgtccccaagccctgggCAGGGGATGTTGCAGGACTCAGGGGACTGCCACCCCTGTCCCACCGACTCCTCGCCCGTTTAACCAGCTGCCCGGTGACTGGCGAGCTGGCTGGCTCAACCTCTATCGCTTCTGGCAGGAGGGGGGTTTGCACAACGTCCATCACATCATGGCGCGCAAGTTCCAGCAGTTTGGGCCCATTTACAG GGAGAAGCTGGGTGTCAATGAGACTGTGAACATCATCAGCCCCCGGGATGCTGCCACCCTCTTCCAGGCGGAGGGGACGCTGCCGGAGCGGTTCCGTGTCCCCCCATGGGTGGCTTACCGCGACTACCGCAACAAGCCCTACGGCGTGCTCCTCAA GAAGGGGGAGGCCTGGCGCTCAGACCGCCTGCTGCTGAACAAGGAGGTGCTGTCGCCGCAGGCGGTGGAGGGCTTCGTGCCACTGCTCAGCGCCGTGGGCGAGGACTTCGTGCGGCGGGCACGAGCACAGGTGGGGCAGAGCGGGAGGGAGCGCTGGACAGCCGACTTCACCCATGAGCTCTTCCGCTTCGCCCTGGAGT CCGTGTGCCACGTGCTGTATGGGGAgcggctggggctgctgcaggactTTGTGGACCCCGATGCGCAGCGCTTCATCGACGCCGTCACCCTCATGTTCCACACCACCTCGCCCATGCTCTATCTGCCGCCCGCCCTCCTCCGCCACCTCAACACCAAGACCTGGCGGGACCACGTCTGGGCCTGGGATGCCATCTTCTCCCAGG CGGACAAATGCATACAAAACGTCTACCGGGACCTGCGGCTGCAGCGCAAGAGCACCACGGAGTACATGGGCATCCTCTGCAGCCTCATCATGCAGGACAAGCTGCCCCTGGATGACATCAGGGCCAGCGTCACCGAGATGATGGCAGGCGGGGTGGACACG ACCTCCATGACACTGCAGTGGGCCATGTTCGAGCTGGCGCGGTCCCCAGGCGTGCAGGAGCAGCTGCGGGCAGAGGTCCTGGCTGCCAAGCGGGAGGCAGCAGGAGACCGGGTGAAGATGCTGAAAACCATTCGCCTCCTCAAAGCCGCCATCAAGGAGACGCTCAG gctgCACCCGGTGGCGGTGACCCTGCAGAGGTACACCACGCAGGAGGTCGTCCTCCACAACTACCGCATCCCCCCCAAG ATCCTGGAGAACTTCAAGATCGAAACTATGCGAGCGGTGGAAGTCGGGACTAAGTTTGATCTCATCCTGATCCCGGACAAACCCATATACCTGACCTTACGGCCGCTCAAGTCCCAGGTGTGA
- the CYP11A1 gene encoding cholesterol side-chain cleavage enzyme, mitochondrial isoform X1: protein MLARAAPKLGALRGCPQALGRGCCRTQGTATPVPPTPRPFNQLPGDWRAGWLNLYRFWQEGGLHNVHHIMARKFQQFGPIYREKLGVNETVNIISPRDAATLFQAEGTLPERFRVPPWVAYRDYRNKPYGVLLKKGEAWRSDRLLLNKEVLSPQAVEGFVPLLSAVGEDFVRRARAQVGQSGRERWTADFTHELFRFALESVCHVLYGERLGLLQDFVDPDAQRFIDAVTLMFHTTSPMLYLPPALLRHLNTKTWRDHVWAWDAIFSQADKCIQNVYRDLRLQRKSTTEYMGILCSLIMQDKLPLDDIRASVTEMMAGGVDTTSMTLQWAMFELARSPGVQEQLRAEVLAAKREAAGDRVKMLKTIRLLKAAIKETLRLHPVAVTLQRYTTQEVVLHNYRIPPKTLVQVGLYAMGRDPEVFPKPEQFSPQRWLAAGPKHFQGLSFGFGPRQCLGRRIAELEMQLFLMHILENFKIETMRAVEVGTKFDLILIPDKPIYLTLRPLKSQV, encoded by the exons ATGCTCGCCCGTGCTGCGCCCAAGCTGGGTGCCTTGCGGGgatgtccccaagccctgggCAGGGGATGTTGCAGGACTCAGGGGACTGCCACCCCTGTCCCACCGACTCCTCGCCCGTTTAACCAGCTGCCCGGTGACTGGCGAGCTGGCTGGCTCAACCTCTATCGCTTCTGGCAGGAGGGGGGTTTGCACAACGTCCATCACATCATGGCGCGCAAGTTCCAGCAGTTTGGGCCCATTTACAG GGAGAAGCTGGGTGTCAATGAGACTGTGAACATCATCAGCCCCCGGGATGCTGCCACCCTCTTCCAGGCGGAGGGGACGCTGCCGGAGCGGTTCCGTGTCCCCCCATGGGTGGCTTACCGCGACTACCGCAACAAGCCCTACGGCGTGCTCCTCAA GAAGGGGGAGGCCTGGCGCTCAGACCGCCTGCTGCTGAACAAGGAGGTGCTGTCGCCGCAGGCGGTGGAGGGCTTCGTGCCACTGCTCAGCGCCGTGGGCGAGGACTTCGTGCGGCGGGCACGAGCACAGGTGGGGCAGAGCGGGAGGGAGCGCTGGACAGCCGACTTCACCCATGAGCTCTTCCGCTTCGCCCTGGAGT CCGTGTGCCACGTGCTGTATGGGGAgcggctggggctgctgcaggactTTGTGGACCCCGATGCGCAGCGCTTCATCGACGCCGTCACCCTCATGTTCCACACCACCTCGCCCATGCTCTATCTGCCGCCCGCCCTCCTCCGCCACCTCAACACCAAGACCTGGCGGGACCACGTCTGGGCCTGGGATGCCATCTTCTCCCAGG CGGACAAATGCATACAAAACGTCTACCGGGACCTGCGGCTGCAGCGCAAGAGCACCACGGAGTACATGGGCATCCTCTGCAGCCTCATCATGCAGGACAAGCTGCCCCTGGATGACATCAGGGCCAGCGTCACCGAGATGATGGCAGGCGGGGTGGACACG ACCTCCATGACACTGCAGTGGGCCATGTTCGAGCTGGCGCGGTCCCCAGGCGTGCAGGAGCAGCTGCGGGCAGAGGTCCTGGCTGCCAAGCGGGAGGCAGCAGGAGACCGGGTGAAGATGCTGAAAACCATTCGCCTCCTCAAAGCCGCCATCAAGGAGACGCTCAG gctgCACCCGGTGGCGGTGACCCTGCAGAGGTACACCACGCAGGAGGTCGTCCTCCACAACTACCGCATCCCCCCCAAG ACGCTGGTGCAGGTGGGTCTGTATGCAATGGGCCGAGACCCCGAGGTCTTCCCCAAGCCGGAGCAGTTCAGCCCACAGCGCTGGCTGGCAGCCGGCCCCAAGCACTTCCAGGGGCTGAGCTTCGGGTTCGGCCCCCGGCAGTGCCTGGGCCGCCGCATCGCCGAGCTGGAGATGCAGCTCTTCCTCATGCAC ATCCTGGAGAACTTCAAGATCGAAACTATGCGAGCGGTGGAAGTCGGGACTAAGTTTGATCTCATCCTGATCCCGGACAAACCCATATACCTGACCTTACGGCCGCTCAAGTCCCAGGTGTGA